In a genomic window of Scyliorhinus torazame isolate Kashiwa2021f chromosome 5, sScyTor2.1, whole genome shotgun sequence:
- the LOC140418575 gene encoding uncharacterized protein, producing MEGKNIVHSGEKPYLICLCGRGFALSSGLTNHKCSHTEEKPWKCEDCGKGFTYPSQLETHRRSHTDERPFQCPDCGNYYKSSGELMHHQRVHTDERPFRCSHCGNGFRRSSHLAVHQRIHTGERPFTCSKCGKGFTQSFNLQKHQRIHTGERPFTCSKCGKGFTESSALRKHQRVHTGERPCTCSKCGKGFGTSSHLLRHQQGHK from the coding sequence atggaaggaaaaaacattgttcacagtggggagaaaccgtacctgATTTgtttgtgtggacgaggattcgctctatcatcaggcctcacaaaccacaaatgcagtcacactgaggagaaaccatggaaatgtgaggactgtgggaaaggattcacttacccatcccagctggaaactcatcgacgcagtcacactgatgAGAGGCCGTTTCAATGCCCAGACTGCGGGAATTACTATAAAAGTTCTGGAGAACTGAtgcaccatcaacgtgttcacactgatgagagaccgtttaggtgctctcactgcgggaatggtttcagacgatcatctcacctCGCTGTCCATCAgcggattcacacaggggagaggccattcacctgctccaagtgtgggaagggattcactcagtcattcaacctacagaagcaccagcgaattcacactggggagaggccattcacctgctccaagtgtgggaagggattcactgagtcatccgcactgcggaagcaccagcgagttcacactggagagagaccgtgcacctgctccaagtgtgggaagggattcggcacttcatcccacctcctgagacaccaacaaggccaCAAGTAA